The following proteins come from a genomic window of Anaerolineae bacterium:
- a CDS encoding type II toxin-antitoxin system Phd/YefM family antitoxin yields the protein ANFIKQVHDTKRPVIITQHGKGVAVLLGANEFEAMQEKIELLSDIQTSLNQLEKGTGISHKDAKDKLLKQVPK from the coding sequence GGCAAACTTCATAAAGCAGGTTCACGATACTAAAAGACCGGTGATAATTACACAGCACGGGAAAGGCGTCGCGGTCCTTTTAGGTGCAAATGAATTTGAAGCCATGCAAGAGAAAATCGAGCTTCTATCAGATATTCAAACCTCTCTCAATCAACTGGAAAAAGGAACGGGAATCAGCCATAAAGATGCAAAAGATAAACTATTAAAGCAAGTCCCAAAATGA